Part of the Candidatus Moraniibacteriota bacterium genome is shown below.
GGAACTGCAGGATGCGGCGCGAACACAGTCTATTAATGCGGTTGGGTCGATACTTGAGAGTACGCTTGGATTCCATATTGTGGTCGTCTTGGATCGGAAAACAGAATCCGGAAAAGAGCTGGTTCGAATGCGGCAAATATTTACGCGAAAGCCATCATTTCCGGACTGGCTTGCTGAGAAGAAGCGTGAGGCAGTAATTTTTATTCTTCCTCGTCGCTATCTCTGGGATGCGGAAAGTGGGAGTGTCATATTTCGTGACGAAGCGTTGCGTGCTTTTGAGAAGACGGCGCTTCAACAATCTGAAGGAGATCCCTCGCTTGTCTTCTAATGTCCCTCGAAATCTTCTTTACAATTCATAATTCTTTTTACTTCTTCGTATGGAAACAACAGATAGTGTCGTTCCAACGACGGAACGATCGGATATTTCTCGTCGAAAGGTTTGTCGCCATGGCGGCGCCTCGCTCTTGTTAATGAGTTTTTTCCTCGGCGTATTCGGCGGTATTCTTGGGTGGTGGGTTGGGCCACGCGTGGCACATGATTTGAAACTCCCCATGTCGCCAGCTTTTCTGGAAATGACAAAGAATGCGGGGAATATCGGCAGTAAGGATATGTCAGCAACACTGCCGCCATCAGTGTCGTCGGAAGAGTCGCTTCTCGTTTCTCTGGTCGAGAAGAGTACTTCAGGTGTGGTAAGTGTTGTCATCTCAAAAGACGTTCCAAAATATCGCAGTTTTTTTGATGATCCAAGCTTCCCATCATTTTTCTTTGGGCGTCCATTTGGCGGTGATGCAAATTCGAATCAAGGAGAAACCGAAAAGCAAACTATTGGTGAAGGGTCGGGATTCTTTGTGTCTTCCGACGGTACTATTGTGACCAATAAACATGTTGTCGAGGATTTGCAGGCGGATTACACAGTGATAACGAGCGACAAAAAAGAACACGTGGCTCGTGTGCTCGCTCGTGATCCGGTGCAAGATATCGCTATCCTGAAAATCGACGGAGATGGTTTCCCAGCACTTGATTTGGGTGATTCGGAGAATCTGC
Proteins encoded:
- a CDS encoding trypsin-like peptidase domain-containing protein, which produces METTDSVVPTTERSDISRRKVCRHGGASLLLMSFFLGVFGGILGWWVGPRVAHDLKLPMSPAFLEMTKNAGNIGSKDMSATLPPSVSSEESLLVSLVEKSTSGVVSVVISKDVPKYRSFFDDPSFPSFFFGRPFGGDANSNQGETEKQTIGEGSGFFVSSDGTIVTNKHVVEDLQADYTVITSDKKEHVARVLARDPVQDIAILKIDGDGFPALDLGDSENLRVGQTAVAIGNSLGEFSNTVSRGIISGLQRSLVAGSGMGASERLSGIIQTDAAINPGNSGGPLLDLSGNVIGINVAMAQGAQNIGFAIPVNSIKHALDEVRNTGKISAPFLGVRSVAITPEIQKANNLPFAYGALIVRGQNITDLAVVPGSPADKADIVENDIVLEIDGTKIDTDAQLADVIASKHAGDTVTLKVWHKGDTRDVDVTLEERK